Proteins encoded by one window of Cyanobium sp. NS01:
- a CDS encoding tetratricopeptide repeat protein, whose product MSSRWLRALARVALGLTLSQTLPAQALVPYAYVPKAEELQGAGLGIAQAAARLLRLGQAEDAARLAALTVQLLPGDPRGWMLLAEAQLRSNQRQEAAVSLARAKQLDPSNAGIWFAEGSLALRDGRPEQAIGLLEQGLRLDSRNASAYFDLGNAHILLNQPSQALKAFERASGLRKDFWEAINNQALVLYEQGSVDEAISRWRRVLRIKPDAAEPNLALAASLFRRGGEARSEALERAGKALDAEPNYVLDSYQKEQLWGPKLRTTTQQLFEQRELRAQVDRAMANASPEDGIGL is encoded by the coding sequence ATGAGTTCGCGCTGGCTGCGCGCCCTTGCACGCGTTGCCCTGGGACTGACCCTCAGCCAGACGCTCCCGGCCCAGGCCCTGGTGCCCTACGCCTACGTTCCGAAAGCCGAGGAGCTGCAGGGTGCCGGCCTGGGCATCGCCCAGGCGGCCGCCAGGCTGCTGCGTCTGGGCCAGGCCGAAGACGCCGCCCGGCTGGCTGCCCTGACGGTGCAGCTCCTGCCTGGCGATCCGCGCGGCTGGATGCTGCTGGCGGAGGCCCAGCTGCGCAGCAACCAGCGCCAGGAGGCGGCCGTCTCCCTGGCCAGGGCGAAGCAACTCGATCCCAGCAACGCCGGCATCTGGTTCGCCGAGGGGTCCCTGGCCCTGCGGGATGGCCGCCCGGAGCAGGCGATCGGCCTGCTGGAGCAGGGCCTGCGGCTCGACAGCCGCAACGCCAGCGCCTACTTCGACCTCGGCAATGCCCACATCCTGCTGAACCAGCCCTCCCAGGCCCTCAAGGCCTTCGAGCGGGCCAGTGGCCTGCGCAAGGACTTCTGGGAAGCCATCAACAATCAGGCCCTGGTGCTCTACGAGCAGGGCAGCGTGGATGAGGCGATCAGCCGCTGGCGGCGGGTGCTGCGGATCAAACCCGACGCCGCTGAACCCAACCTGGCCCTGGCCGCCAGCCTGTTCCGCCGGGGCGGTGAAGCCCGCAGCGAAGCCCTGGAGCGGGCCGGCAAGGCGCTCGACGCCGAACCCAACTATGTGCTGGACAGCTATCAGAAGGAGCAGTTGTGGGGGCCGAAACTGCGCACCACCACCCAGCAGCTGTTCGAGCAGCGGGAGCTCAGGGCCCAGGTGGACCGCGCCATGGCCAATGCCAGCCCGGAGGATGGCATCGGCCTCTGA
- the queG gene encoding tRNA epoxyqueuosine(34) reductase QueG, giving the protein MPSGTQRARFGHGRKPEPTGDPADLAEALKQRALALGFDPVGVAAVPGGPRLPLRSAALERWLQRGDQATMAWMADPRRREVETLLPGVRSLLAVGLNYHVAAERPRGALKVARYGWGRDYHRVIDGRLRQLGRWLESQVPGCRWRACVDSAPLMDKAWAEEAGLGWIGKHGNLIHRRKGSWLLLGHLLTSVALPPDQPAVPLCGSCSLCLPACPTGAIREPFVVDSRRCIAFHTIESRDPQLPAAIAEQLQGWVAGCDLCQEACPWNQQPLESTSDPDLAPRPWWLSLSADALQWSDAQWDERLRASALRRIKPWMWRRNLRAALGRPEPEPVRKPLPRVGEP; this is encoded by the coding sequence ATGCCGAGCGGCACCCAGCGCGCCCGCTTCGGCCATGGCCGCAAGCCAGAGCCGACGGGCGATCCGGCCGATCTGGCGGAGGCCCTGAAGCAGCGGGCCCTGGCCCTGGGATTCGATCCCGTGGGGGTGGCCGCCGTACCGGGAGGGCCGCGGCTGCCACTGCGCAGCGCGGCGCTCGAGCGTTGGCTGCAGCGGGGAGACCAGGCAACGATGGCCTGGATGGCCGATCCGCGCCGTCGTGAGGTGGAAACGCTGCTGCCCGGCGTGCGCAGCCTGCTGGCGGTGGGGCTGAACTATCACGTTGCGGCGGAACGGCCCCGCGGCGCCCTGAAGGTGGCCCGCTACGGCTGGGGTCGGGACTACCACCGGGTGATCGACGGGCGCCTGCGGCAGCTGGGCCGCTGGCTGGAAAGCCAGGTGCCCGGCTGCCGCTGGCGGGCCTGTGTGGACAGCGCACCGCTGATGGACAAGGCCTGGGCGGAGGAAGCCGGTCTGGGCTGGATCGGCAAGCACGGCAACCTGATCCATCGCCGTAAGGGCTCCTGGCTGCTGCTGGGCCATCTGCTCACCAGCGTGGCGCTGCCGCCGGACCAACCGGCCGTGCCCCTCTGCGGCAGTTGCAGCCTCTGCCTGCCGGCCTGCCCCACCGGAGCGATCCGGGAGCCCTTCGTGGTGGACAGCCGGCGCTGCATCGCCTTCCACACAATCGAGAGCCGCGACCCGCAGCTCCCCGCCGCGATCGCCGAGCAGCTGCAGGGCTGGGTGGCGGGCTGCGACCTCTGCCAGGAGGCCTGCCCCTGGAACCAGCAGCCCCTGGAGAGCACAAGCGATCCCGACCTGGCACCGAGACCCTGGTGGCTGAGCCTTTCGGCCGACGCCCTGCAGTGGAGTGACGCGCAGTGGGACGAGCGGCTGCGCGCTTCGGCCCTGAGGCGGATCAAGCCGTGGATGTGGCGACGCAACCTGCGGGCGGCCCTGGGGCGGCCGGAGCCTGAACCGGTTCGAAAGCCACTCCCTAGGGTGGGAGAGCCTTGA